A region of Aquarana catesbeiana isolate 2022-GZ linkage group LG08, ASM4218655v1, whole genome shotgun sequence DNA encodes the following proteins:
- the LOC141105386 gene encoding histone H3: MARTKQTARKSTGGKAPRKQLATKAARKSAPATGGVKKPHRYRPGTVALREIRRYQKSTELLIRKLPFQRLVREIAQDFKTDLRFQSSAVMALQEASEAYLVGLFEDTNLCAIHAKRVTIMPKDIQLARRIRGERA, translated from the coding sequence ATGGCAAGAACCAAGCAGACCGCTCGTAAGTCCACCGGAGGGAAAGCTCCccgcaagcagctggccaccaAAGCCGCCCGCAAGAGCGCCCCGGCCACCGGCGGAGTCAAGAAGCCTCACCGCTACAGGCCCGGCACCGTGGCTCTCCGAGAGATCCGCCGCTACCAGAAATCCACCGAGCTGCTCATCCGCAAGCTGCCCTTCCAGCGCCTCGTCCGAGAGATCGCCCAGGACTTCAAGACCGACCTGCGCTTCCAGAGCTCCGCCGTCATGGCTCTGCAGGAAGCCTCCGAGGCTTATCTCGTAGGACTCTTCGAGGACACCAACCTCTGCGCCATCCATGCCAAGAGGGTCACCATCATGCCCAAAGACATCCAGCTGGCACGCCGCATCCGCGGAGAGAGGGCCTAA
- the LOC141105387 gene encoding histone H1.3-like — protein sequence MTETEIAQSPAPPTEPAAKKKATKKTAAGGAKKGSKKPSGPSVSDLIVTAVAASKERSGVSLAALKKLLAAGGYDVDKNNSRLKIAIRALVTKGSLVQVKGHGASGSFKINKKQQEGDKAKKVTKKKPSAAAKPKKPAAAKKPAKSPKKKVPSKAAKSPKKAAQKPAKAAASPAKKATKSPKKPKAAAKPKKAAKSPAKKAAKPKTAAKPKKAAPKKK from the coding sequence ATGACGGAGACTGAGATCGCCCAATCCCCCGCTCCTCCAACGGAGCCCGCCGCCAAGAAGAAGGCGACTAAGAAGACGGCAGCCGGAGGAGCCAAGAAAGGCAGCAAGAAGCCGTCCGGTCCCAGCGTGTCCGACCTCATCGTCACAGCCGTGGCCGCTTCCAAGGAGCGCAGCGGGGTCTCTCTGGCCGCCCTCAAGAAGCTCCTGGCCGCCGGAGGATACGATGTGGACAAGAACAACAGCCGCCTCAAGATCGCCATCAGGGCGCTGGTGACTAAGGGGAGCCTCGTCCAGGTCAAAGGACATGGAGCCTCCGGATCCTTCAAGATCAACAAGAAGCAGCAAGAGGGCGACAAGGCCAAGAAAGTCACCAAGAAGAAGCCATCGGCTGCGGCCAAGCCCAAGAAACCTGCGGCCGCCAAGAAGCcagccaagtcccccaagaagaaagtccccagcaaagcagccaagagccccaagaAGGCCGCCCAGAAACCGGCAAAGGCTGCAGCTTCTCCCGCCAAGAAGGCGACAAAGAGCCCCAAGAAGCCCAAAGCTGCAGCCAAGCCGAAAAAAGCCGCCAAGAGTCCGGCTAAGAAGGCGGCTAAACCCAAGACAGCAGCCAAGCCCAAGAAGGCCGCTCcgaagaagaaataa